From one Leptospira licerasiae serovar Varillal str. VAR 010 genomic stretch:
- a CDS encoding PQQ-dependent sugar dehydrogenase — MKLSFYRSFLIPAISLILFLVSCDDIRRLLVANVDDMAKYKAEGKESGLVAVFNQNDEKRKKIKIGLTTIGKGFEQPVDLLMIPGPDIFLVAEKTGALKWLDPKDGSSGVLIKLDGISTDSEQGLLGVVLHPEFPEKPLLYLNYVAKKNGEFSRVSEWTMDLPKDPKKAKLSKERILMEVKQPYGNHNAGQLAFGKDGKLYIAWGDGGWMGDPKGNGQNPSTFLGSVLRIDVNSKDPGKEYSVPKDNPFLNDPAFKPETFAYGFRNPWRYSFDPSGRLIIADVGQDLFEEVDIVEAGKNYGWNKMEATHCFEPKTDCDKKGLTDPIYEYGREDGSSITGGYVVTNDRISDLHGKYVFGDFVSGRIWAIDLPKDGSPVKEAYSLGKWPVLISSFGKDARGSVYIADFGAGQILRIDPNK; from the coding sequence ATGAAACTTTCTTTCTATAGATCCTTTCTTATCCCGGCAATTTCACTCATACTGTTCCTAGTCTCTTGCGACGATATACGACGCTTGTTGGTGGCAAATGTGGACGACATGGCAAAATACAAAGCGGAAGGAAAAGAATCCGGCTTGGTTGCGGTCTTCAACCAAAACGACGAAAAAAGAAAGAAGATCAAGATCGGCCTTACTACGATCGGAAAAGGATTCGAACAACCTGTAGATCTGCTTATGATCCCAGGACCGGACATCTTCTTGGTCGCGGAAAAGACCGGAGCCTTAAAATGGCTGGATCCAAAAGACGGAAGTTCCGGTGTATTAATAAAACTTGATGGAATCTCTACAGATTCAGAGCAAGGACTTTTGGGAGTGGTTCTCCATCCTGAATTTCCCGAAAAACCTCTTCTATATTTGAACTATGTAGCAAAGAAGAACGGAGAATTTAGCAGAGTTTCCGAATGGACCATGGATCTCCCTAAGGATCCTAAAAAGGCAAAACTCTCCAAAGAAAGGATACTGATGGAAGTCAAACAACCTTACGGAAATCATAACGCGGGGCAATTGGCATTCGGAAAGGACGGTAAATTATACATCGCTTGGGGAGACGGAGGATGGATGGGAGATCCGAAAGGTAACGGACAAAATCCATCTACATTCTTAGGTTCGGTTCTCAGGATTGACGTGAACTCAAAAGATCCGGGCAAAGAATATTCAGTGCCAAAAGATAATCCTTTCTTAAACGATCCTGCATTCAAACCGGAAACATTCGCGTACGGTTTCCGAAACCCATGGAGATATTCTTTCGACCCTTCCGGAAGATTAATCATCGCAGATGTGGGCCAGGATCTATTTGAAGAAGTTGATATAGTAGAAGCGGGAAAAAATTACGGTTGGAACAAAATGGAAGCGACTCATTGTTTCGAACCTAAAACGGACTGCGATAAAAAAGGACTAACGGATCCTATTTACGAATATGGAAGAGAAGACGGGAGCTCCATCACAGGCGGCTACGTAGTTACTAACGATCGAATTTCAGATCTTCACGGCAAATATGTTTTCGGAGATTTTGTATCCGGAAGGATTTGGGCAATCGATCTCCCTAAAGACGGAAGCCCAGTAAAAGAAGCTTACTCCCTAGGAAAATGGCCGGTATTAATTTCCAGCTTCGGAAAAGATGCAAGAGGATCCGTTTATATAGCGGACTTCGGTGCGGGACAGATCCTAAGAATAGATCCAAATAAATAA
- a CDS encoding FMN-binding negative transcriptional regulator has protein sequence MYTPEHFKLENLDIIHEVIGKYPFAVLISTIGAGLEATHVPLLLSKDRSSLVGHMAADNPLLQEDSPVLCVFHGPHAYISPSWYESEQTVPTWNYISVHAKGTLRLLDKDLTEKVLQDSILYFESENSNYGYQTPKPEIRNSLLGKIKGFEINQLSYEAKLKLSQNHPLERRKRVINSLELSKQDQDQELAEWMRRINDIHIS, from the coding sequence ATGTATACTCCAGAACATTTTAAATTAGAAAACCTTGATATAATTCACGAGGTCATCGGAAAATACCCTTTTGCCGTTTTGATCTCCACAATTGGAGCTGGACTGGAGGCAACTCATGTCCCCTTGCTTCTCTCCAAAGACAGATCTAGCTTAGTCGGTCATATGGCGGCAGACAATCCTCTTCTACAAGAAGACTCTCCGGTCTTATGCGTATTTCACGGTCCTCATGCTTATATTTCTCCCAGTTGGTACGAGTCGGAGCAAACCGTTCCTACTTGGAATTATATTTCAGTGCATGCGAAAGGCACTTTACGCCTTTTAGATAAGGACCTTACGGAAAAGGTGCTTCAGGACTCCATTCTGTATTTCGAATCGGAAAATTCAAACTACGGATACCAAACTCCTAAACCGGAAATAAGAAACTCACTTTTGGGAAAAATAAAAGGATTTGAGATCAATCAGTTGAGTTACGAAGCAAAATTAAAGCTCAGCCAAAACCATCCGTTAGAAAGAAGAAAAAGAGTCATTAACAGCTTAGAACTTTCCAAACAGGACCAAGACCAGGAATTGGCGGAATGGATGAGAAGGATAAACGATATCCATATATCTTAA
- a CDS encoding NAD(P)-binding domain-containing protein → MSLLSFVPKYFDWLNNDAPQGESEKYPETNSEFESSIPGIYISGDLTGVPLLKYSVKSGVSVIQSILRKPKKKTKGNLDVLIIGAGPSGIAAGIEAKKNGLDFLILEANQPFHTITSYPKGKPIFAEPSELKVDSPIQIKDTTKEDLLKSLEKVLKKHKLPILNGEKVEMIQPSRGSEQGFEIRTESGKQFHTTYVVLAIGKSGDSRRLGIPGEEQENVFHRLIDPQDFRGQNTLVIGGGDSAIEAALSLVDVSSSVTLSYRESEISRPKEENKRKFEKAIKENKIRFVPNSTLQKFGSKQVLIKQGSKTRTEKIDSSLVLIGSEPPLSFLERIGIKIRNSLNSKEVIGFVSLFSFALFLYFGKASFYASFWYSWVALGSGIVFALSSVRFLFSKGTFSSLRWRTFKNLYLLSAALYFSAVYLSAKYLGFYLFGKYPNFHYTVLYSATILFFGIRRIQVRPTQYIKLQTITLILIQIFPLFLLPEIILPFLGDKGILGPSNGFLLTQVFPDGAYWKAYGFILAWPLNMGVLYDGGITTFWLIYGFLMSFGLIPYLVYKFGKGAYCGWICSCGGLAETLGDEYRNRMPHGKLAYKLEHSGQWILLIAAILTVAKLIGSSGQFFWPLEFGADSVKVYYDLIVDLGLGGVVGVGAYFMFSGRIWCRMFCPLSALMHIYAKFSKFRIFSEKKRCISCNICTSVCHQGIDVMNYANKGRPMDSVQCVRCSACVVNCPTQVLSFGKLEKSGQVLDTLKAVL, encoded by the coding sequence ATGAGCTTATTATCCTTTGTTCCAAAGTATTTCGATTGGTTGAATAATGACGCTCCCCAAGGCGAGTCCGAAAAATATCCGGAAACAAATTCGGAATTCGAGAGTTCTATTCCTGGAATCTATATCTCGGGAGATCTGACAGGCGTTCCTCTTCTAAAATATTCCGTAAAGAGTGGCGTTTCGGTAATCCAGAGTATTTTACGAAAACCAAAAAAGAAAACAAAAGGTAATCTGGATGTTTTGATCATAGGAGCAGGACCGTCAGGGATCGCAGCCGGTATCGAAGCAAAGAAGAATGGGCTAGACTTCCTTATCTTAGAAGCGAACCAACCGTTTCATACGATTACAAGTTATCCAAAAGGTAAACCTATCTTTGCGGAACCTTCCGAACTAAAGGTGGATTCCCCTATCCAGATCAAAGATACGACCAAGGAAGATCTTCTCAAAAGCTTGGAAAAAGTATTAAAAAAGCATAAACTCCCTATTTTGAACGGTGAGAAGGTAGAAATGATCCAACCTTCTAGAGGATCGGAGCAAGGTTTTGAGATCCGAACCGAATCGGGAAAACAATTCCATACCACTTATGTAGTACTAGCGATAGGAAAATCAGGGGACAGTAGACGTTTAGGGATTCCCGGAGAAGAACAAGAAAACGTTTTTCATAGACTGATAGATCCCCAGGACTTTCGGGGACAAAATACGTTAGTCATAGGGGGAGGAGATAGCGCAATAGAAGCGGCCCTCTCCCTAGTCGACGTTTCTTCTTCCGTTACGTTATCATACAGAGAGTCAGAAATTTCCAGACCGAAAGAAGAGAACAAACGTAAATTCGAAAAAGCAATCAAAGAAAATAAGATCAGGTTCGTACCGAATTCTACTCTCCAAAAATTCGGATCCAAACAGGTTCTTATTAAACAAGGATCTAAGACAAGAACCGAAAAAATAGATTCTTCTCTAGTATTGATCGGATCCGAACCCCCTCTTTCTTTTCTCGAAAGAATAGGAATAAAGATCAGAAATTCACTTAACTCTAAAGAAGTCATAGGATTTGTTTCCTTATTCTCTTTCGCATTATTTTTATATTTTGGAAAGGCGTCTTTTTACGCGTCTTTTTGGTATTCTTGGGTAGCATTAGGTTCGGGGATCGTATTTGCACTTTCTTCCGTTCGTTTTTTATTTTCTAAAGGAACATTTTCCTCTTTGAGATGGAGAACATTCAAAAATCTTTATCTACTTTCTGCGGCACTTTACTTCTCTGCGGTGTATTTAAGCGCTAAATACTTGGGATTCTATTTATTCGGGAAGTATCCAAACTTTCACTATACGGTTTTATATTCCGCCACCATATTATTTTTCGGGATCAGAAGGATCCAGGTCCGACCGACACAATACATAAAATTACAAACGATAACTTTAATCCTCATACAGATATTCCCTCTCTTCCTATTGCCGGAGATCATTCTCCCATTCTTAGGAGATAAAGGAATATTAGGTCCTTCTAACGGGTTTTTACTCACCCAGGTTTTCCCGGACGGCGCCTACTGGAAAGCGTACGGATTTATCCTTGCTTGGCCTTTGAACATGGGAGTGTTATACGACGGAGGGATCACTACCTTCTGGCTAATTTATGGATTTCTAATGAGCTTTGGGCTCATTCCTTATCTAGTCTATAAATTCGGAAAAGGTGCTTATTGCGGGTGGATCTGTTCCTGTGGCGGATTGGCGGAAACCCTGGGCGACGAGTACAGGAATAGAATGCCTCACGGAAAATTAGCTTACAAGTTGGAGCATTCAGGCCAATGGATCTTGCTCATCGCTGCAATTCTCACCGTGGCCAAACTCATCGGAAGTTCAGGACAATTTTTCTGGCCCTTGGAATTCGGCGCAGATTCGGTCAAAGTATATTATGATCTAATTGTAGACTTAGGTCTTGGCGGAGTTGTAGGAGTCGGAGCTTATTTTATGTTTTCCGGCAGGATCTGGTGCAGAATGTTTTGCCCGCTTTCGGCACTCATGCATATTTACGCTAAGTTCAGTAAGTTCCGGATCTTCTCCGAGAAGAAAAGATGTATCTCATGTAATATTTGCACTTCCGTTTGCCACCAAGGAATCGACGTAATGAATTATGCGAACAAGGGAAGGCCGATGGACAGCGTCCAGTGCGTCAGATGTTCGGCTTGTGTGGTAAATTGTCCTACTCAGGTTCTTTCTTTCGGAAAATTAGAGAAGAGCGGGCAAGTATTAGATACATTAAAAGCAGTTTTATAA
- a CDS encoding TfoX/Sxy family protein, translated as MSSFLTHVQDRLKVCGPLSYKNMFGGFGVYSGSQIFAMVIKDRLYFRVGQSNQAEYESAGMAPFTYAGKDGKLVRVSYWEVPEEILEDDQDLIFWFRKSLAEANKASSLKKKSAPKKKVIKSKVSSSKKTVAKKKAARKKSAKRTVKKTATKRKVAAKKKKVRSR; from the coding sequence ATGAGTTCTTTTCTTACACATGTCCAAGACAGACTAAAAGTTTGCGGCCCCTTATCTTATAAGAATATGTTCGGAGGTTTTGGAGTATATTCCGGATCTCAAATTTTTGCAATGGTCATCAAAGATCGTTTGTATTTTAGAGTAGGACAATCCAACCAAGCAGAGTATGAATCCGCGGGAATGGCTCCATTTACGTACGCGGGCAAAGACGGCAAACTTGTAAGAGTTTCCTATTGGGAAGTTCCGGAAGAAATTTTAGAAGATGACCAAGACCTTATATTCTGGTTCAGAAAATCTTTAGCGGAAGCAAATAAAGCTTCTTCTTTAAAAAAGAAATCTGCTCCCAAAAAGAAGGTCATAAAGTCGAAAGTATCTTCTTCCAAGAAGACAGTTGCAAAGAAAAAAGCGGCCCGCAAAAAATCGGCTAAACGTACCGTTAAGAAAACTGCTACTAAACGTAAAGTTGCGGCAAAAAAGAAGAAGGTCCGTTCTCGTTAG
- a CDS encoding TolC family protein has translation MFCFYNVRSLCVFLLYSYFYLFFWILSLPTPASENDTGKELDLYSIMAIAEKNSPLLTAIHSDLESLFYKRRQEGKTQNPSVYLDYGQRTAADESGAEYAIQMEQPVYFPGRKELKQLLVDNDSKIKEVQQIEAYNSIRLSSIKFAYRYLVAADKKNHVKERLKRLSLIESYIKARPFFTPQAKTDLFIIETKILALRKHFNDLELGAAKDYESLNLYLRQESVPNLKIPYFRSGVKFDRKDLEKKAVSQNPSILAARGELDKARTELRLANLEKYPDYSITSQIGEDKSGVANRFYDFGLKFRIPVWDQFQNKVASAETNMKSKQDRLIYQENLIQTSFSQAFLDYEQTKANLKLYDLTQLDRIDRDLNFADMEFKRGRIQLISYLELENQLHETHHAVLDAQISHLESLLNLLYITNEKDILGVMGNASQTFEYQPK, from the coding sequence ATTTTCTGTTTTTATAATGTGAGGTCATTGTGCGTTTTTTTGTTATACTCGTATTTTTATCTTTTTTTTTGGATATTGTCCCTGCCAACCCCGGCATCGGAGAATGATACCGGAAAAGAATTGGATTTATATTCCATCATGGCAATCGCGGAGAAAAATTCTCCCTTACTTACCGCGATCCATTCCGATCTAGAAAGCCTTTTTTATAAAAGAAGGCAGGAAGGTAAGACACAAAACCCTTCCGTATATCTCGATTACGGACAAAGAACAGCGGCGGATGAATCCGGAGCCGAATACGCGATCCAAATGGAACAACCCGTTTATTTTCCCGGTAGGAAGGAACTCAAACAACTTTTAGTGGATAATGATTCCAAGATAAAGGAAGTCCAACAGATCGAAGCTTATAATTCAATTCGTCTTAGTTCGATTAAATTCGCCTATCGTTATCTCGTAGCAGCGGATAAAAAGAACCACGTCAAAGAAAGGCTTAAAAGGCTTTCTTTGATCGAAAGTTATATTAAAGCCAGACCATTTTTCACCCCTCAAGCAAAAACGGATTTATTTATCATAGAGACCAAAATTTTAGCTCTGCGAAAACATTTTAACGATCTGGAACTTGGAGCCGCAAAAGATTATGAATCCTTAAACTTATATTTGAGACAAGAATCCGTCCCGAATTTAAAAATTCCTTATTTCCGATCCGGAGTGAAATTTGATCGCAAAGACCTGGAAAAAAAAGCGGTATCCCAAAACCCTTCCATCCTCGCCGCCAGAGGAGAATTGGACAAGGCGCGAACGGAACTTAGACTAGCTAATCTGGAAAAATATCCGGACTATTCCATCACAAGTCAGATCGGAGAGGATAAATCGGGGGTTGCAAACAGATTTTACGATTTCGGACTGAAGTTCCGTATCCCAGTTTGGGACCAATTCCAGAATAAAGTAGCTTCTGCAGAGACAAATATGAAATCGAAGCAAGATAGGCTAATATATCAAGAAAACTTAATACAAACTTCTTTTAGCCAAGCATTTCTGGACTATGAACAAACCAAAGCAAATCTAAAACTTTACGATCTGACCCAGTTGGACCGTATCGATCGAGATCTAAACTTCGCGGATATGGAATTCAAGCGAGGTAGGATACAACTCATAAGCTATCTGGAGTTGGAAAACCAACTACATGAAACGCATCATGCGGTTCTGGACGCTCAAATTTCGCATTTAGAAAGTCTTCTGAACCTGCTTTATATCACGAATGAAAAAGATATTTTAGGAGTAATGGGCAATGCTAGCCAGACTTTTGAATACCAGCCTAAATAA
- a CDS encoding efflux RND transporter permease subunit — MLARLLNTSLNNPFLSVGLVSFLLIFSFYTLNEVPIDAVPDITNIQVIVTTDTGSLDPEQVEKVITFPLETELLGLPNLIDVRSVSKFGLSNISLIFKETTDIYQARAMVAERISSAKKKLPPGATPTIVPNTTGLGEIFFYSVEAVPDSELDRLPEERKLLYLRTIQDYVIRPQIKAMVPGIVEVDSNGGYEKEIHIDLDPNRMKRWGLSIDQIIRDISTIGESFGGGFIENSGKISIVRAYGLKKNLNEIAAISVRRTLTGASVKVSDIADVNEHGTPRLGGASSNGKEIVLGTALMLKGENSYKVNEDLHKAVSNLSLPENVRVRILLERSFLIQSTIKTVLKNLGEGAILVILTLFLILFNLRASLIVALIIPGSMLLASVCMRFFGISANLMSLGAIDFGLLVDASIVITENVLSKFETGKFSNNEEKRKAILDSSLEVLKPVSFGILVIMLVYVPILTLDGIPGRMFRPMAETVLLALGFSLFLAVFLLPPLLYFFLSPKNLGEHSKKKDSKIVNWYAEKLPKILDQPRKIIIYSLIFFVVTLLIYFRMGTVFLPKLTEGDLMLVIVRNGNTGLEESLKEQKELELFLGKMPEVESVFSRIGTSSVANDPMGPFNADTFIILKKDVLPDLLGKTTWENFLDKIETSVKEKFPESELTLSQPLEARFNELLEGSRADISVRILGKDLNVLLQLQEELKNTLEKIPGAAEVELDPIMALRKSNVIDVIPDSTKLKYYNISLPLFNSVLESSMSGFELGGFYEEEVRFPIKIRLSEEFRNRESEIGDINVGTDDGGTVPIRLLASIQKKEKVMTISRNKSRRFVAVSVNLRGRDLEGFYKEAISQVSKLKIPNGYSIFWGGQIENLSLAKQKLSMIIPATLFMIFTVLYLGLRSIKQALLVFFCVPFALTGGIWFLFLRGMDLSVSAFVGCIALSGIAVLNGLVKLYTIDRIRAESKLNVRDAVLEGAVSRIRPVVMTALVASFGFIPMAFGTGLGAEVQKPLATVVIGGIFSSTILTLVLLPAFYYWLEKE; from the coding sequence ATGCTAGCCAGACTTTTGAATACCAGCCTAAATAACCCATTCTTATCCGTAGGACTGGTTTCGTTTTTATTAATATTCTCATTTTATACGTTAAATGAAGTTCCTATAGATGCCGTGCCGGACATCACAAACATACAGGTGATCGTTACCACTGATACGGGTTCATTGGACCCCGAACAAGTAGAGAAGGTAATCACATTCCCGTTAGAGACGGAACTTTTAGGACTGCCGAATTTAATCGACGTACGCTCCGTATCTAAATTCGGTTTATCTAATATATCTTTGATCTTCAAAGAGACTACGGATATTTACCAGGCACGGGCCATGGTCGCGGAAAGGATTTCCAGCGCTAAGAAAAAGCTCCCCCCTGGGGCCACTCCTACAATAGTACCGAACACCACAGGACTAGGGGAGATCTTTTTTTACTCGGTAGAAGCAGTTCCCGATTCCGAATTGGACAGACTTCCGGAAGAGAGAAAACTTTTATATTTAAGGACTATCCAAGATTATGTGATCCGTCCTCAGATCAAAGCAATGGTCCCAGGAATCGTGGAAGTGGACTCCAACGGAGGTTACGAAAAAGAGATCCATATAGATCTCGATCCGAACCGAATGAAACGCTGGGGACTTTCCATCGATCAGATCATCCGGGATATTTCTACGATCGGAGAAAGTTTCGGCGGTGGTTTTATAGAGAACTCGGGAAAAATTTCCATCGTAAGAGCTTACGGACTTAAAAAAAATCTGAATGAGATCGCTGCAATTTCCGTTCGAAGGACTCTCACAGGAGCTTCCGTAAAGGTTTCAGATATAGCGGACGTGAACGAACATGGCACTCCAAGGCTGGGAGGGGCAAGCTCGAACGGAAAAGAAATCGTTCTAGGCACTGCCTTAATGTTAAAAGGAGAAAACAGTTACAAAGTAAATGAAGATCTCCATAAAGCCGTTTCGAATCTAAGCTTACCTGAAAATGTAAGAGTAAGGATCTTATTAGAAAGATCCTTCTTGATACAGTCCACTATCAAAACGGTCTTAAAAAACCTGGGAGAAGGTGCAATCTTAGTAATACTTACACTTTTTCTAATATTATTCAATCTAAGAGCCTCTCTGATTGTTGCATTGATCATCCCTGGCTCCATGTTGCTTGCTTCCGTTTGTATGAGATTTTTCGGTATCTCCGCCAACTTAATGAGCTTAGGAGCGATCGACTTCGGATTATTAGTTGATGCTTCCATTGTGATCACCGAAAACGTTCTCTCTAAATTCGAGACCGGAAAGTTCTCAAACAACGAAGAAAAACGAAAAGCCATATTGGATTCTTCCTTAGAAGTTTTAAAGCCGGTATCTTTCGGGATCTTGGTGATCATGTTGGTCTATGTTCCGATCCTGACTTTGGATGGAATTCCGGGAAGAATGTTCCGACCTATGGCTGAGACGGTACTTCTGGCCTTGGGATTTAGTTTATTTCTAGCCGTTTTCCTTCTCCCTCCCCTTTTGTATTTTTTCCTATCACCCAAAAACTTAGGAGAGCACAGCAAGAAAAAGGACAGCAAGATCGTAAATTGGTACGCGGAAAAATTACCTAAGATTCTGGATCAGCCTCGTAAGATCATTATATATTCCTTAATATTCTTTGTAGTTACGCTTCTTATCTATTTTAGAATGGGAACAGTCTTCCTTCCGAAATTAACCGAAGGAGACTTGATGTTAGTAATCGTTCGAAATGGGAATACCGGATTAGAGGAAAGTTTAAAAGAACAGAAAGAATTGGAACTTTTCTTAGGCAAAATGCCGGAAGTCGAAAGTGTATTTTCTAGGATCGGCACAAGTTCAGTGGCAAACGACCCAATGGGACCGTTTAATGCCGACACATTCATCATCCTAAAAAAGGACGTACTTCCGGACCTTTTGGGTAAGACAACCTGGGAAAATTTTTTAGATAAAATAGAAACATCCGTAAAAGAAAAATTCCCGGAATCGGAACTTACATTAAGCCAACCGTTGGAGGCTAGATTTAACGAACTATTAGAAGGTAGTAGAGCAGACATAAGCGTAAGGATCTTGGGAAAAGACCTAAACGTTCTACTCCAACTACAGGAAGAATTAAAAAACACACTAGAAAAAATTCCCGGGGCCGCAGAAGTAGAATTAGATCCCATCATGGCATTAAGAAAATCGAATGTAATCGATGTGATCCCGGACAGTACAAAACTCAAATACTATAATATTTCATTACCTTTATTCAACTCGGTATTGGAAAGTTCGATGAGCGGATTCGAGTTAGGAGGATTTTACGAAGAAGAAGTCAGATTCCCTATTAAGATCAGACTCTCGGAAGAATTCCGAAATAGAGAATCCGAAATAGGAGATATCAACGTAGGAACGGACGACGGAGGCACAGTGCCTATCCGACTTTTGGCTTCGATCCAAAAAAAGGAGAAGGTAATGACCATCTCCAGAAATAAGTCCAGAAGATTCGTAGCCGTGTCAGTGAATTTAAGAGGAAGAGATTTAGAAGGCTTTTACAAAGAAGCGATCTCCCAAGTCTCTAAATTAAAAATTCCTAATGGATATTCCATTTTTTGGGGAGGGCAAATAGAAAACCTTTCCCTAGCAAAACAAAAGTTATCCATGATCATACCTGCAACCTTGTTCATGATCTTTACGGTTCTATACTTAGGACTCAGATCCATTAAACAGGCCTTGTTAGTATTCTTTTGTGTTCCTTTCGCGTTAACCGGCGGAATCTGGTTCCTTTTCCTAAGAGGAATGGATTTAAGCGTGTCGGCATTCGTCGGATGTATCGCACTTTCCGGCATCGCCGTTTTGAACGGACTCGTTAAATTATACACAATCGATCGGATCCGGGCAGAAAGCAAACTTAACGTAAGAGACGCAGTTTTAGAAGGTGCGGTCAGTAGGATTCGTCCCGTAGTCATGACCGCATTAGTAGCATCTTTCGGATTCATTCCTATGGCATTCGGAACAGGATTAGGAGCGGAGGTCCAAAAACCTCTTGCTACGGTAGTGATCGGAGGAATTTTTTCTTCCACGATCCTGACCCTGGTTTTACTGCCTGCATTCTACTATTGGTTAGAAAAAGAATAA
- a CDS encoding DUF3095 domain-containing protein, with the protein MNILSHSTINFYKELPEISQFSEVTDSKHYRKVPDDWIVIVTDIVKSTEAILEGRYKDVNMAGGLTLMGITNLLKDMEFPFFFGGDGVTILLPGSRLNEIRDILADTREFVRDYFKMDLRIGFVPVSDIYEAGHSLTMAKLRISKHYTQAVLGGTGAAYAENKIKEPNSKYLTDNSYIPNIRADFSGFTCRWKDIQSPKGEMVALIVKINSDSDSEAAKTLSGLLSLIDSLYGSEREYHPLREENLIIEHSSSVLKKEAIASSKGNSILKKLYLWKIKFETYGAELAIRWNLPLKAFHYKLNKLKNYQIISSDFRKFDGTFKMVFASDTIDRKKLESSLAEAEKSGKLHFGIHISDRALMTCLLHAGTEREVHFIDGAGGGYALAATVLKKKLSSVAA; encoded by the coding sequence ATGAATATCCTATCACATTCTACCATAAACTTTTATAAGGAACTTCCGGAGATTTCCCAATTTTCGGAAGTTACGGATAGTAAACATTACAGAAAGGTTCCAGATGATTGGATAGTGATCGTAACGGACATAGTAAAGTCTACGGAAGCAATTTTAGAAGGCAGATATAAAGATGTGAATATGGCCGGAGGACTGACCTTGATGGGGATCACTAATCTTCTCAAGGATATGGAGTTCCCATTCTTCTTTGGAGGAGACGGCGTAACTATCTTGCTTCCCGGTTCAAGATTAAACGAGATTCGGGATATACTTGCCGATACAAGAGAGTTTGTAAGAGATTATTTTAAGATGGATCTTAGAATCGGATTTGTGCCTGTTTCCGATATTTATGAAGCGGGCCATAGTTTGACTATGGCTAAACTTAGGATCTCCAAACATTATACTCAGGCTGTTTTGGGTGGGACCGGTGCGGCATATGCGGAGAATAAGATCAAAGAACCGAACTCAAAGTATTTAACGGACAATTCTTATATTCCAAATATACGCGCTGATTTTTCAGGTTTTACTTGCAGATGGAAGGATATCCAAAGTCCGAAAGGGGAGATGGTTGCACTCATTGTAAAGATCAATTCGGATTCTGATTCGGAAGCTGCAAAAACCTTATCTGGCCTGCTTTCCTTGATCGATTCTCTTTACGGTTCCGAAAGGGAATATCATCCTTTGAGAGAGGAAAATTTGATCATCGAACATTCTTCTTCTGTTCTGAAGAAGGAAGCGATCGCATCTTCAAAAGGAAATAGTATATTAAAAAAACTGTATCTTTGGAAAATTAAATTCGAGACATACGGTGCGGAGCTTGCGATCCGCTGGAATCTTCCTTTAAAAGCTTTCCATTATAAATTGAATAAGTTGAAAAACTACCAAATCATTTCTTCCGATTTTAGGAAATTTGACGGAACATTTAAAATGGTCTTCGCTTCCGATACGATAGATCGAAAAAAACTAGAGTCCAGTTTGGCGGAAGCGGAGAAGTCCGGCAAACTACATTTCGGAATTCATATTTCAGATAGAGCATTAATGACCTGCCTTTTACATGCAGGAACGGAAAGAGAAGTTCATTTTATTGATGGAGCAGGCGGAGGTTACGCATTAGCCGCCACAGTCCTCAAGAAAAAATTGAGTTCTGTAGCCGCTTAA